In Xyrauchen texanus isolate HMW12.3.18 chromosome 14, RBS_HiC_50CHRs, whole genome shotgun sequence, the following are encoded in one genomic region:
- the LOC127654778 gene encoding zinc finger protein Helios-like has translation MDMEATNGYIASNGDCSPRKENSRMLVDLSTNTPNGQHSQSPDSPAAHTIKQEEGTEEETERHPSGPDETGHSGEEGSGLEEPMIDSPNNLQDTGPGTEAQSEAEIRLPNGDRPFQCNQCGVSFTQKGNLLRHIKLHTGEKPFKCPFCSYACRRRDALTGHLRTHSVGKPHKCNYCGRSYKQRTSLEEHKERCHNYLHSVGMDSTSNPGPYPGEVPNEQRSLESAGLAAFDRPPVIERLQGNVGKRKSTTPQKFVGEKMVRYSYPELNYEMGLKFEKEAEMMQAQMMDHAISNTINYLGSDSLRPVVHHPSLSMAEVVPMVNPLFHPVYPLGPRMDRPSSREAPPLPHTNPEFPHPTNGAISLVRPKNPQSGRDGSPCNSGQDSADSARSSPRDKLSISSSAGPRYRSSPGFGRAEEGRAIDTGRVGIRDGVRVFGRGGQELRVFQCEHCRVLFLDHVMYTIHMGCHGYRDPLECNICGHCSKDRYEFSSHIVRGEHTFR, from the exons ATGGACATGGAGGCAACGAATGGCTATATTGCAA GTAACGGCGACTGCTCTCCCAGGAAGGAGAACTCAAGAATGCTGGTAGACCTGTCGACCAACACACCCAATGGACAGCATTCCCAAAGTCCTGATTCTCCTGCTG cacaTACAATCAAACAAGAGGAAGGTACAGAGGAGGAGACGGAGAGACATCCCAGTGGTCCAGATGAGACGGGTCACAGTGGTGAGGAAGGATCTGGATTGGAGGAGCCTATGATTGACAGCCCAAACAACCTACAAGACACAGGACCGGGAACAGAAGCACAGAGTGAAGCAGAGATAAGGCTGCCAAATG GTGACAGGCCATTCCAGTGTAACCAGTGTGGAGTGTCATTTACTCAGAAGGGCAACCTGCTGCGACACATTAAACTCCACACGGGAGAGAAGCCCTTTAAATGCCCATTCTGCAGCTACGCATGCCGTCGTCGTGATGCCCTGACCGGTCACCTGCGCACACACTCAG TTGGCAAACCACACAAGTGTAACTACTGTGGGCGGAGCTACAAACAGCGCACATCATTGGAGGAGCACAAAGAACGGTGTCATAATTACTTACATAGTGTCGGCATGGACTCCACCTCCAATCCTGGCCCATATCCAG GGGAAGTCCCAAATGAGCAGAGGTCTCTGGAATCAGCTGGCCTGGCGGCTTTCGACCGGCCGCCTGTAATTGAAAGACTGCAGGGAAATGTGGGTAAACGGAAGAGTACCACGCCACAAAAGTTTGTGG GTGAGAAAATGGTTCGCTATTCATACCCTGAGCTGAACTATGAGATGGGTCTGAAGTTTGAGAAGGAAGCTGAGATGATGCAGGCCCAAATGATGGACCATGCCATTAGTAATACCATCAACTACCTGGGATCTGACTCCCTAAGGCCGGTTGTCCATCATCCATCCCTCTCCATGGCTGAGGTGGTACCTATGGTGAACCCTCTCTTCCATCCAGTCTACCCGCTTGGCCCGCGCATGGATCGGCCAAGCAGTCGTGAAGCTCCTCCTCTGCCCCACACTAACCCTGAGTTCCCACACCCAACCAATGGAGCAATCTCATTGGTCAGACCCAAGAATCCTCAATCAGGGCGAGACGGGTCACCTTGCAACAGCGGACAAGATTCAGCTGATTCAGCACGGAGCAGCCCCCGGGACAAGCTTAGTATCAGCAGTAGTGCCGGGCCCAGGTACAGATCCAGTCCGGGTTTTGGGCGGGCAGAGGAAGGCAGGGCGATAGATACCGGCCGTGTTGGCATCAGGGATGGGGTCCGTGTATTCGGCCGTGGGGGTCAGGAGCTGAGAGTGTTCCAGTGCGAGCACTGCCGCGTTCTTTTCCTGGACCACGTTATGTACACCATCCACATGGGTTGCCATGGTTACAGAGACCCACTAGAGTGCAACATCTGTGGCCACTGCAGCAAAGATCGCTACGAGTTCTCCTCACATATTGTCCGTGGGGAACATACCTTTCGTTAA